A genomic segment from Bufo bufo chromosome 8, aBufBuf1.1, whole genome shotgun sequence encodes:
- the PRRC2B gene encoding protein PRRC2B isoform X11 — MSDRLGQISKGKDGKSKYSSLNLFDKYKGKSIEAVRTTVIPRHGLQSLGKVAAARRMPPPANLPSLKSENKGNDPNILIVPKDGTGWANKQEHPDQKSSSVTAPQQPESLPQQGLPKSVSSLQKPTTVNSSENISLVPGGPKSWAQLNGKPAGHEGGSRGSNRLLSFSPEEFPTLKAAGEQDKAGKEKSGLDPSYGPGPSLRPQSKPLALLPDVTSWREGGGRSITGGVSPTVSPTEPGSKSTAPADSAPSTVQASSDPKELSLRPAQPTRKGASPFMGNTYHPPTYHDMLPAFMCSQHSAEPTGTLDRASFPVLSSQSRLEPRVPFRQYQMNSQDGKDIRPSGGGLRPVRSQRPQPERAPRATIINAEDLKELDDLDNDAEDGWAGIHDEVDYSEKLKFSEDEEEEEAPRDRSKWIGWECRRQRQVSFNSTEGTEAKHPAEDGKVWSEQVAHPRPTRRGQEAVQTTPRKANSWAAVAEHPKPSAVSVLRQPSVEEKEEKAPPRQKFVTSEISEAVERARKRREEEERRNREERLAACAAKLKQLDQKTKQASKSGAETPKRMENKENEDPRSPVSDRSIPQENAQNFRRDYSQESPSEYIDEEPPAAPRAESSSEDDCRESASPVQDFSKHQKLMPPRFQRQQQEQLYKMQQWQQQAYVASTHSSHPRTFYSHPPQVLGFDPRWMMMPSYMDPRIPPGRAAVDFYPSSIHPPGVMKHIIQQEAVGGGCQPEDCQPSERSPQSAEPVSGWSQESYMHLQSKAYALAQQKPMDGAADGCYSRNESSYCSLRERSDAVHAHQESLDERGEEYLIGNYEKSAGVFSSCLSPQRKGQDSSYHHLESVADSGVIGGPQSSAQCKQSEFMNDKKPQFNGWGYGHHQKSSDTASSAEEEPKEELNVVHEAWKRQEQGGQDSTGGADWRNESVPNSNQPHSESLGRSRRTGPIKKPILKALKVEEKELEKSKPETKEPVKTMKEKLLSKLDSAPKVEPAPISSSSSAQVEEKTQLGVQESENVPQEKIEKSWGTKSSAPRESNSVPQTKKSNWIFIDEEQAFGGRTRGRGRGFRDFSFRGRGSAGPYNGQRVNRGRGLREFNPTEDFRNRFSRRRGVSETHSEGSEYEELPKRRRQRGAENEPPMEREADDTRKGDFQDSWRSNRNYSDDSNSIDSKSRAPRAFGRSLPPRLSNSYSRRPFPSKESSHWNAKSGGSNWQEYNGSSEPYGTRHSADREHGGDYNYTDSLHHRRGFDETQGDDRRPFFQDEYSDRESLDKRSFVRRRPPRQDKPPRFRRLRQERETAGPWSGEEVGGYVNNHEHWQARPKMTFPERPGPPARRSPDRPYHNSDHVNEDWETASESSDFSEKRPGEADGDGNLSGNGFSEKRELSKRSFSSQRPLVDRRKVETSGYDERPPRVGGNPRDYQQNSTSAKTSRCSEDSYTQDGSHHRYGLERSAQCDSGEASGKSLERDSRPAGLKAGEKSEAMTAFDLKYGDSVIEEDAEAGAESYSDMNSKPRRALDKDRRKKDQMVQVTTKNSSLQSRIPPRFAKKQNGMCLDQTEVPGKEIWESSTQGISVQTGSDTWSKPGSSFSTESASSEGFKGSQGDSGIDLSAESRESSATSSQRSSPYGTMKPEELNGAVMESKSDCPKEQGQKQSEKKEPDSGPGMNKEHKPGPIGNERSLKNRKGSEGAERLEGSVPPVNGVEIHVDSVLPVPNIEFGVSPKDADYSLPPGSAPGPAASSVVKLQDALVNKAGLSQSIPMLRRDHHLQQGMGLTPMSYPTADLTLKMESARKAWENSPSLPEQSSPAGPGSGIQPPSSVGTSAGVNYSSFGGVSMPPMPVASVAPSASLPGNHIPPLYLESHMFAGQPRLVQQTMPQQQGYQQAAAAQQIPMSLHTSLQAQAQLSMRGGLPVSQSQEMYSSMQPFRSQVYMHPSLSQASAMVLTSGTGLKAQYSPFPGMQPLEMVKTQAASPYQPLSGSQQLMYESQLNQAAGMMDSPLTQLTMPMAGSQLGMPRYSSGQQPMLLPQSIQIPQGQNMPVGGPRRMQPSVLTAGRESSQMEMKGFHFTEGKQSMQTAASLQAQHSYRPASASPSGKSPGAGPSANLGHYPQQQVKPRTDEKCGLVSPKLPDAPTASQMKPVRTGAIKTSVAKMEESAA, encoded by the exons ATGTCCGATCGTTTGGGGCAGATATCCAAGGGAAAGGATGGGAAAAGCAAGTACTCGTCTCTCAACCTGTTTGACAAGTATAAAGGGAAGTCAATAGAAGCTGTCagaaccacag TTATACCTAGACATGGCTTACAGAGTCTTGGGAAAGTTGCCGCTGCTCGGCGTATGCCTCCCCCTGCAAACCTGCCAAGCCTGAAATCTGAGAACAAAGGAAACGACCCCAATATTCTTATAGTGCCCAAAGACGGAACAGGATGGGCAAACAAACAAGAGCATCCAGACCAAAAGAG TTCCAGTGTGACAGCTCCTCAGCAGCCGGAGTCGCTGCCGCAGCAGGGTTTGCCGAAATCTGTCTCCAGTTTACAGAAACCGACCACAGTGAACAGTTCGGAG aataTAAGTTTAGTGCCAGGTGGACCAAAGTCATGGGCTCAGCTGAACGGAAAGCCAGCAGGACACGAAGGTG GTTCAAGGGGCTCAAACCGACTGTTGTCCTTCTCTCCCGAGGAATTTCCAACGCTGAAAGCAGCTGGCGAGCAAGACAAGGCTGGCAAAGAAAAGAGCGGCTTAGATCCGTCGTATGGGCCCGGACCAAGCCTCCGCCCCCAGAGTAAGCCCCTCGCCCTGCTTCCCG ATGTCACCAGTTGGAGGGAGGGCGGTGGGAGAAGCATCACCGGTGGCGTCTCTCCAACCGTCTCTCCTACTGAGCCGGGCAGCAAATCCACTGCTCCTGCAGatagtgccccctccacagtgcaAGCTAGTAGTGACCCTAAGGAGCTCTCGCTGCGCCCGGCTCAGCCCACCAGAAAAGGGGCTTCACCGTTCATGGGAAACACCTACCATCCACCTACATACCATGATATGCTGCCAGCTTTT ATGTGCTCTCAGCACTCTGCAGAACCCACTGGGACATTGGATCGAGCTTCCTTCCCCGTCCTTTCCTCTCAATCTCGCCTTGAACCTCGCGTACCCTTTAGACAATATCAGATGAACAGTCAGGATGG AAAAGATATCAGGCCTAGCGGTGGCGGTTTACGGCCTGTGCGGTCACAGCGCCCTCAACCGGAGAGGGCTCCGCGAGCCACCATTATAAACGCAGAAGATCTCAAAGAACTGGATGACCTGGACAATGACGCTGAAGACGGCTGGGCTG GCATTCACGATGAAGTGGATTATTCtgagaaactaaaatttagtgaagatgaggaggaagaagaagccCCGAGAGACAGAAGTAAATG gATCGGCTGGGAGTGCCGGAGGCAGCGCCAAGTTTCCTTTAATTCTACTGAAGGCACCGAAGCCAAACACCCTGCAGAGGATGGGAAAGTATGGAGCGAGCAAGTGGCACATCCACGCCCAACCAGAAGGGGGCAGGAAGCTGTGCAGACCACTCCACGGAAAGCCAACAGCTGGGCCGCCGTAGCTGAACACCCG AAGCCTTCGGCAGTCTCTGTATTGCGGCAGCCTTCTGttgaggagaaggaagagaaagCTCCTCCGAGGCAGAAGTTCGTTACCTCTGAAATATCAGAAGCAGTTGAACGAGCTCGTAAGCGACGTGAGGAGGAAGAGCGCCGGAATCGCGAAGAACGGTTAGCGGCCTGTGCTGCAAAACTAAAACAGCTGGACCAGAAGACCAAACAGGCTTCTAAATCTGGGGCCGAGACTCCGAAGCGAATGGAAAACAAAGAGAACGAAGACCCCAGATCTCCAGTGTCAGACCGAAGCATTCCTCAGGAGAACGCCCAGAATTTCCGAAGAG ATTATTCCCAGGAATCTCCCTCCGAGTATATAGACGAGGAGCCTCCTGCAGCCCCCAGAGCTGAGAGCAGCAGTGAAGATGACTGCAGAGAGTCTGCGTCTCCAGTGCAGGATTTCAGCAAGCACCAGAAGCTGATGCCACCGAGGTTCCAGAGGCAGCAACAG GAGCAGTTATACAAGAtgcagcagtggcagcagcaagcttatGTGGCGTCTACCCACTCCAGCCACCCGCGCACCTTCTACTCCCATCCCCCCCAGGTGTTGGGGTTTGATCCTCGCTGGATGATGATGCCTTCCTATATGGATCCCCGGATTCCTCCCGGTCGTGCTGCTGTAGATTTCTATCCTTCTTCCATACACCCACCAG GTGTGATGAAACATATTATCCAGCAAGAAGCTGTGGGTGGAGGCTGCCAGCCCGAGGATTGCCAGCCGTCAGAACGCAGTCCTCAGTCTGCTGAACCGGTGTCTGGATGGAGCCAGGAGAGTTACATGCACTTGCAGAGCAAAGCCTATGCCCTGGCGCAGCAGAAGCCGATGGACGGTGCTGCGGACGGCTGTTACAGCAG GAATGAGAGCTCTTACTGCTCCCTAAGGGAGAGGTCCGATGCTGTCCATGCCCACCAAGAGTCTTTAGATGAGAGGGGCGAGGAATATCTTATTGGAAATTATGAGAAGTCTGCGGGGGTGTTCAGTAGCTGCCTCTCGCCCCAAAGAAAGGGTCAGGACAGCTCCTACCATCATCTGGAGAGTGTGGCGGACTCTGGTGTCATTGGGGGGCCGCAAAGCAGTGCGCAGTGCAAGCAGTCAGAGTTTATGAATGACAAGAAGCCGCAGTTTAATGGTTGGGGGTATGGGCATCATCAGAAGTCTTCTGATACGGCTAGTAGTGCAGAAGAGGAGCCTAAAGAAGAGCTTAATGTGGTCCATGAGGCATGGAAAAGGCAAGAGCAAGGAGGTCAGGACTCTACTGGTGGAGCAGACTGGAGGAACGAGTCCGTTCCCAACTCTAACCAACCACACTCTGAAAGCCTGGGAAGGAGTCGCCGGACCGGTCCTATAAAGAAACCCATACTGAAAGCTCTTAAGGTGGAGGAGAAGGAACTAGAGAAAAGCAAACCCGAAACGAAGGAGCCTGTGAAAACCATGAAGGAAAAGCTGCTCTCAAAGCTAGACAGTGCGCCAAAAGTGGAGCCTGCGCCTATAAGCTCCTCCTCTAGCGCTCAGGTCGAGGAAAAAACCCAACTTGGCGTCCAAGAGTCTGAAAATGTTCCCCAGGAGAAGATTGAAAAAAGTTGGGGCACAAAGTCATCTGCTCCTCGTGAGTCTAACTCTGTTCCTCAAACCAAAAAGAGCAACTGGATATTTATTGATGAGGAGCAGGCTTTTGGGGGTAGAAcccgaggcagaggaagagggttCAGAGACTTCAGTTTCCGAGGCCGAGGTTCTGCTGGCCCTTATAATGGTCAGAGGGTCAACCGAGGCCGAGGGCTTCGAGAATTTAACCCCACTGAGGATTTTCGAAATAGGTTCTCCCGGCGGCGGGGTGTTAGTGAAACCCACAGTGAAGGGTCTGAATATGAGGAGCTACCCAAACGTAGACGCCAGCGGGGGGCAGAGAACGAACCCCCTATGGAAAGAGAAGCTGATGACACAAGAAAAGGAGACTTCCAAGATTCTTGGCGATCCAATAGAAATTACTCGGATGACTCAAATAGTATAGACTCTAAATCCCGGGCCCCGAGGGCATTTGGAAGATCGCTTCCTCCCAGGCTTAGTAACAGTTACAGCAGACGGCCATTCCCCTCTAAGGAGTCTTCACACTGGAACGCTAAGTCTGGAGGGTCTAATTGGCAAGAGTACAATGGATCATCAGAACCATATGGAACACGGCACAGCGCCGACCGAGAGCATGGCGGTGACTACAACTACACTGACTCCCTCCATCATAGGAGAGGCTTCGATGAAACCCAAGGAGATGACAGGCGGCCATTTTTCCAAGATGAATATTCGGATCGAGAGAGTTTGGACAAAAGATCATTTGTTAGAAGACGACCGCCTCGTCAAGATAAACCCCCCAGATTTCGGCGTCTCAGGCAGGAAAGGGAAACTGCCGGGCCCTGGAGTGGGGAAGAGGTGGGCGGCTATGTGAACAATCATGAGCACTGGCAGGCCCGTCCaaagatgacctttcctgagagaCCCGGGCCACCTGCCAGAAGATCTCCAGATCGTCCCTACCACAACTCCGACCACGTGAACGAGGATTGGGAAACTGCATCTGAGAGCAGCGACTTCAGCGAGAAGCGGCCAGGAGAGGCGGACGGAGACGGAAACCTTTCTGGAAACGGCTTCTCTGAGAAAAGAGAACTGTCTAAAAGGAGCTTCTCCAGCCAGAGACCTCTGGTAGACCGACGCAAGGTGgaaacctctggatatgatgagAGGCCACCAAGGGTCGGAGGGAATCCTCGTGACTACCAGCAAAACTCCACCTCTGCCAAGACTAG TCGCTGTTCTGAAGATTCTTATACGCAAGATGGCAGCCACCACCGATACGGGTTAGAAAGGTCTGCTCAGTGTGACAGCGGAGAGGCTTCAGGCAAGAGCTTGGAGCGGGATTCCAGGCCGGCAGGGCTCAAAGCGGGCGAGAAGTCGGAAGCCATGACTGCTTTTGATCTGAAATACGGAG ACTCCGTTATTGAGGAGGACGCCGAGGCGGGAGCAGAGTCCTATTCCGACATGAACAGTAAGCCCCGACGAGCTCTGGACAAAGATCGCAGGAAAAAGGATCAGATGGTTCAG GTGACTACCAAGAACAGCAGCCTACAATCAAGGATTCCTCCTCGTTTCGCCAAAAAGCAGAACGGCATGTGCCTGGACCAGACTGAGGTTCCTGGTAAAGAGATCTGGGAGAGCAGCACTCAAG GTATCTCCGTTCAGACCGGCAGTGATACTTGGAGCAAGCCTGGCAGCAGCTTCAGTACAGAGTCTGCCTCCTCAGAG GGTTTCAAAGGCAGCCAGGGCGACAGTGGCATTGACCTGAGCGCTGAATCCAGAGAATCGTCTGCCACTTCCTCACAGCGTAGTTCTCCATATGGGACAATGAAACCAGAGGAGCTGAATGGCGCAGTCATGGAGTCGAAATCTGACTGCCCTAAAGAGCAGGGTCAGAAACAGTCAGAAAAGAAG GAGCCAGACTCTGGGCCGGGAATGAACAAGGAGCACAAACCCGGTCCCATTGGCAACGAGCGCTCTCTAAAGAACCGGAAAGGTTCAGAAGGGGCAGAGCGATTAGAGGGCAGTGTGCCTCCTGTCAATGGCGTCGAAATCCACGTGGATTCTGTTCTTCCTGTTCCCAATATTGAATTTGGAGTAAGCCCGAAA GATGCGGATTACTCTTTACCCCCTGGATCTGCTCCTGGACCTGCTGCTAGCTCCGTTGTGAAGCTTCAGGACGCCCTAGTGAACAAG GCTGGTCTGTCACAGTCCATACCCATGCTGAGAAGAGATCATCACCTGCAGCAAGGGATGGGACTAACCCCCATGTCATACCCCACTGCCGACCTTACACTGAAG ATGGAGTCTGCCCGCAAGGCCTGGGAAAACTCGCCCAGTTTGCCAGAACAGAGTTCCCCAGCCGGCCCTGGCTCGGGTATACAGCCACCCTCCAGTGTTGGAACGTCAGCAGGTGTCAATTACAGCTCATTTGGTGGAGTGTCAATGCCACCCATGCCCGTTGCCTCCGTGGCCCCTTCAGCATCTCTTCCAG GTAACCACATTCCCCCTCTCTACCTGGAAAGTCACATGTTTGCAGGGCAGCCGCGCCTGGTCCAGCAGACGATGCCTCAGCAGCAGGGATACCAGCAG GCCGCAGCCGCCCAGCAGATCCCTATGTCACTGCACACGTCGCTGCAAGCCCAGGCTCAGCTGAGTATGAGGGGAGGACTACCCGTCTCCCAGTCACAGGAAATGTACAGCTCCATGCAGCCGTTTAG GTCCCAGGTGTACATGCACCCCAGCTTGTCACAGGCCAGTGCTATGGTTCTGACCAGTGGCACTGGTCTCAAGGCTCAGTACTCGCCATTTCCGGGAATGCAGCCTCTGGAGATGGTGAAGACGCAGGCGGCATCCCCTTATCAGCCTCTGAGTGGAAGTCAGCAGCTGATGTATGAAAGTCAGCTGAACCAGGCAGCCGGCATGATGGACTCCCCCCTCACACAG TTAACCATGCCAATGGCCGGCTCTCAGCTTGGGATGCCTCGGTATAGCTCCGGACAGCAGCCAATGCTTCTGCCGCAGTCCATTCAGATCCCACAGGGACAGAACATGCCGGTGGGCGGCCCGCGGAGGATGCAGCCTTCAGTCCTGACAGCAGGTCGAGAG TCGTCTCAGATGGAGATGAAGGGATTTCATTTCACAGAAGGCAAGCAGAGTATGCAGACCGCAGCCTCTCTGCAAGCACAGCACTCATACCG GCCAGCTTCAGCTAGTCCCAGTGGAAAGTCACCAGGAGCGGGGCCATCTGCCAACTTGGGACACTATCCTCAACAG CAGGTAAAGCCGAGGACTGACGAGAAGTGCGGCCTGGTTTCCCCTAAACTTCCTGACGCGCCCACTGCAAGTCAGATGAAGCCGGTTCGGACAGGGGCCATCAAGACTTCAGTGGCGAAAATGGAGGAGAGCGCGGCCTGA